In Malassezia japonica chromosome 2, complete sequence, one DNA window encodes the following:
- a CDS encoding uncharacterized protein (EggNog:ENOG503NXKE; COG:A), producing the protein MADKRKVPPMAGAAGDATSVVKRVRQGEGALTQTQRRTSALSSAVISLQGAHTAEVLDVKFSPCGEKIAAASADHSVSLWETYKGNRNLGLLTSHSRAVTCVAWAPTAEGDVVVSGSADNTVIAWNAKTGQKLRRFRGHKGIVNGVACTRTGRPLIASASDDGRVLVWDLDERHFVDALDFGYPVTAVAFSEDATQLFVGGVDNAIHAMDLTTKQRQYSLRGHLDSIASLALSRSGTHLLSSALDDAVRIWDVRPFAPEARPGDTGSPRLYRTLTGQPSGFENILIKAAWSMDGERVASGGADRTCTIWDVEKGAILYKLPGHRGTCTAVDMHPLEPIVVSASTDRTLLLGEIEPE; encoded by the exons ATGGCGGACAAACGCAAGGTGCCGCCGATggcgggcgcggccggcgacgcgacgTCGGTCGTGAAGCGCGTGCGGCAAGGCGAAGGCGCATTGACGcagacgcagcggcgcactAGTGCGCTCTCGAGTGCCGTGATTTCGCTCCAAGGCGCGCACACTGCCGAAGTGCTCGACGTCAAGTTTTCGCCGTGCGGCGAAAAGatcgcggccgcgtccgcgGATCATAGTGTCTCGCTGTGGGAGACGTACAAAGGGAACCGCAACCTGGGCCTGCTCACGAGCcactcgcgcgccgtgACATGCGTCGCGTGGGCCCCGACGGCCGAGGGGGACGTCGTCGTGTCGGGCTCGGCGGACAATACGGTCATTGCATGGAATGCCAAGACGGGACAAaagctgcgccgcttccgGGGGCACAAGGGAATTGTGAACGGCGTCGCATGCACGCGCACTGGGCGCCCGCTCATTGCGTCGGCTTccgacgacggccgcgtgcTCGTGTGGGACCTGGACGAGCGGCACTttgtcgacgcgctggatTTCGGATACCCCGTCACCGCCGTGGCGTTCTCGGAAGATGCGACGCAGCTCTttgtcggcggcgtcgacaaTGCGATCCACGCGATGGACCTCACGACCAAGCAGCGGCAGTACTCGCTGCGGGGGCACCTCGACTcgatcgcctcgctcgctctctcgcgctcgggcaCGCACCTCTtgtcctcggcgctggacgacgcGGTACGCATCTGGGATGTGCGCCCGTTTGCGCCGGAAGCACGGCCGGGCGACACTGGCAGCCCACGGCTCTACCGCACGCTCACGGGGCAGCCGAGCGGCTTCGAAAACATCCTGATCAAGGCGGCCTGGAGCAtggacggcgagcgcgtcgcgagcggcggcgcggacCGCACATGCACCATCTGGGACGTGGAAAAGGGCGCTATCCTGTACAAGCTGCCGGGGCACCGCGGGACGTGCACCGCAGTCGATATGCACCCGCTCGAGCCGATCG TCGTCTCCGCCTCCACCGACCGCACATTGCTCCTGGGTGAAATCGAGCCGGAATAG
- a CDS encoding uncharacterized protein (COG:S; EggNog:ENOG503NUXV; TransMembrane:5 (o32-54i75-93o105-124i167-187o207-228i)): MAQRWVERASAPVSQAVLPHLGKPIDKHNCRLFGPIAIGVQLLMGVLVLGSLAYKRQCERPQRPWRTWMLDITKQLAGQLMVHVLNVALSTAGSMDGHSNPCSLYFLNILLDSTLGVAILYYFMQSLTYLFETRLAIRGLVSGDYQDDPPPPHTPLEPWQCWVRQTAVYVLALSLMKLLVLAMLGLLPFLTTFGDWLLGLFGAHRGWQVVFAMAIFPLAMNTLQFWLIDSILQHQPGQTSYSRVYTADMPMPRSESELES; the protein is encoded by the exons ATGGCGCAGCGATGGGTGGAGCGGGCTTCGGCCCCGGTGAGCCAGGCCGTGCTGCCGCACTTGGGAAAGCCTATCGATAAACACAACTGCCGTCTCTTTGGCCCAATTGCGATCGGTGTGCAGCTGCTGATGGGCGTATTGGTCCTGGGCAGTCTCGCGTACAAACGTCAGTGCGAGCGGCCACAGCGGCCGTGGCGTACGTGGATGCTGGATATCACGAAGCAGCTGGCCGGTCAGCTGATGGTGCATGTCCTGAATGTTGCCCTGAGCACGGCCGGCTCGATGGATGGGCACAGCAATCCCTGCTCGCTGTACTTTTTAAATATTCTCCTGGATTCAACGCTAG GTGTTGCGATCCTCTACTACTTCATGCAGAGTCTCACCTACCTCTTTGAGACGAGGCTCGCGATCCGTGGCCTTGTATCGGGCGACTATCAAGACGACCCTCCGCCCCCCCACACGCCGCTGGAGCCGTGGCAGTGTTGGGTGCGCCAGACGGCTGTCTACGTTTTGGCGCTCTCGCTAATGAAGCTGCTCGTGCTTGCCATGCTTGGACTCCTCCCCTTCCTCACCACGTTTGGCGACTGGCTGCTCGGTCTCTttggcgcgcaccgcggctGGCAAGTCGTTTTCGCTATGGCGATCTTTCCCCTTGCTATGAACACGCTCCAGTTCTGGCTCATTGACTCGATTCTCCAGCACCAGCCCGGCCAGACGTCCTATTCACGTGTGTACACGGCCGATATGCCCATGCCCCGTTCCGAGTCCGAACTCGAGTCGTAG
- a CDS encoding uncharacterized protein (COG:S; TransMembrane:10 (i20-40o52-78i90-108o114-137i165-184o209-229i250-268o358-380i414-438o450-469i); EggNog:ENOG503NUVY; BUSCO:EOG0926251E), protein MIDYVFHSLSSQYGIPSDYLKLAACLFVSYALSPLLPLLPSASLRHLMNISLSMFFLVSVMKLYSGTAQLVATSLVVYGIVKFRIGGKNMPWVAFIFEMAHMLFTHLARQLNNVPLTTIEISAMHMVLCMNLTAFAWECYDGQMRTVDECDEAQRKDRITEMPSLLAFFGYCFYFPGVLVGPSTRFEDYNRWAKGELYLPSKTPPPGRLWYSLKDVAFGVLCLGLQALTMDKLSYARLANAADPIQKTSLLNRIWFVQLCGLGARFRYYGIWSLSNAACVLSGLGYNGMSSETNTALWTRCKNVFVIRIEFANNWKELMDSWNANTNVWLRNNVYKRIVIPGKRPGFKSTMTTFMVSAFWHGISPGYYLTFLLGGLYLYVARLLRHSLRPVFFANTRTPNPTLFTLDKYTVSQVLYSLASVMVVQMSVNFAALSFLVLSAKASVRAWANAGYYGIILLVVPIIAFQLGLGKALKRFHQAPEAIPKKKN, encoded by the exons ATGATCGACTACGTTTTCCATTCGCTGTCGTCGCAGTACGGCATCCCGTCCGACTATCTAAAGTTGGCGGCATGTCTGTTTGTGTCATATGCGTTGAGTCCGCTGCTGCCACTGCTGCCGTCAGCGTCGCTCCGTCATCTGATGAATATTAGCTTGTCGATGTTTTTCCTGGTCAGCGTCATGAAGCTGTacagcggcacggcgcagctcgttgcGACCTCGCTCGTTGTATACGGTATTGTCAAGTTCCGCATTGGTGGCAAAAACATGCCGTGGGTCGCCTTCATCTTCGAGATGGCCCATATGCTCTTTAC acacctcgcgcgccagctGAACAATGTGCCGTTGACCACAATCGAGATCTCGGCGATGCACATGGTTCTGTGCATGAACCTCACCGCGTTCGCATGGGAGTGCTACGACGGCCAAATGCGCACAGTCGACGAgtgcgacgaggcgcagcgaaAAGACCGCATCACCGAGATGCCTTCGCTCCTTGCCTTTTTCGGATACTG CTTCTATTTCCCTGGTGTGCTGGTCGGCccctcgacgcgcttcgAGGACTACAACCGGTGGGCGAAAGGAGAACTGTACCTCCCGTCCAAGACGCCTCCGCCGGGCCGGCTGTGGTACTCGCTCAAGGATGTCGCCTTTGGCGTGCtgtgcctcggcctgcaggcgctcacCATGGACAAACTTAGCTACGCTCGTCTCGCCAATGCGGCCGACCCGATCCAAAAGACCTCGCTGCTGAACCGCATCTGGTTCGTCCAGCTGTGtgggctcggcgcgcgttTCCGTTACTATGGCATTTGGAGTCTGTCGAACGCGGCGTGTGTCCTCTCGGGCCTCGGCTACAACGGCATGAGCTCCGAGACAAACACGGCGCTCTGGACGCGCTGCAAGAACGTGTTTGTGATCCGCATCGAGTTTGCCAACAACTGGAAGGAGCTCATGGACTCGTGGAACGCCAACACGAACGTGTGGTTGCGCAACAATGTGTACAAGCGCATAGTTATCCCTGGCAAGCGCCCCGGTTTCAAGAGCACGATGACGACCTTTATGGTGAGCGCCTTTTGGCACGGCATCTCGCCGGGCTACTACCTGACGTTTTTGCTTGGCGGCCTGTACCTGTatgtcgcgcgcctcctgCGCCACAGCCTGCGCCCCGTCTTTTTCGCCAACACACGGACGCCGAACCCGACGCTGTTTACGCTCGACAAATACACAGTTTCTCAGGTTCTCTACTCGCTCGCATCGGTGATGGTCGTCCAGATGTCGGTCAACTTTGCCGCCCTCTCGTTCCTGGTGCTCTCTGCCAAGGCCTCGGTGCGGGCTTGGGCGAATGCAGGCTACTACGGCATCAtcctgctcgtcgtgccCATCATTGCCTTccagctcggcctcggcaaggcgctcaAGCGATTCCACCAAGCTCCGGAGGCGATCCCCAAGAAGAAGAACTAA
- a CDS encoding uncharacterized protein (EggNog:ENOG503NZDE; COG:C) yields MASEAFRPALPECWGHRGASAAFPENTLSSFAQAIRDGSEGIESDVHVTADDVIVMFHDTTLDRTTDGKGLISARPYFGADGIEHVRTLEKPVQQIPTFEQLCELLMKEENRHVKLNVDIKPNNDPERLFSIMDKIVRKFPGYETQLAPRLILGLWHPKFIEPAKKHVPTLSLAHIGSSPADALRYFWKDCSTFSLNFPALATDEGQRFLQRAKEEKKDVMVWTVNRIDEMVEATRWGVKAILTDHTDGLQNLRKEMAADFLGTEKKYVAPYFRWTYYKYYTPYAQLYRYLCVNEVVKHAGMSFEQGSAPVPVS; encoded by the exons ATGGCCAGCGAAGCATTCCGTCCTGCTTTGCCCGAGTGCTG GGGCCACCGCGGT gcctcggcggcgttCCCCGAGAACACCCTGAGCTCCTTTGCGCAGGCCATCCGTGATGGCTCGGAGGGTATTGAGAGCG ACGTGCATGTCACTGCCGACGATGTCATTGTCATGTTCCACGacacgacgctcgaccgTACGACGGATGGGAAAGGCCTTAtcagcgcacggccctACTTTGGTGCGGACGGCATCGAGCATGTGCGCACGCTTGAGAAGCCTGTGCAGCAGATCCCCACGTTTGAGCAGCTGTGTGAGCTGCTGATGAAGGAGGAGAACCGCCATGTGAAGCTTAAC GTCGATATCAAGCCGAACAACGAccccgagcgcctcttttcGATCATGGACAAGATCGTGCGCAAATTTCCGGGCTAcgagacgcagctcgcgccgcgccttaTCCTCGGCCTGTGGCACCCCAAGTTTATCGAGCCGGCCAAGAAGCACGTCCCCACGCTGTCGCTCGCGCATATCGGCTCGTCGCCtgcggatgcgctgcgctacTTCTGGAAGGACTGCTCCACGTTCTCGCTCAACTTCCCTGCCCTCGCCACCGACGAGGGCCAGCGCTTCCTGCAGCGTGCCAaggaggagaagaaggacgTCATGGTTTGGACCGTGAACCGCATAGACGAGATGGtcgaggcgacgcgctggggCGTCAAGGCGATCCTCACTGACCACACGGACGGCCTGCAGAACCTGCGCAAGGAGATGGCGGCCGACTTTTTGGGCACCGAAAAGAAATACGTCGCGCCCTACTTCCGCTGGACGTACTACAAATACTACACCCCGTACGCGCAGCTGTACCGGTACCTCTGCGTGAACGAGGTCGTAAAGCACGCGGGT ATGTCCTTCGAGCAGGGCAGTGCCCCGGTCCCAGTTTCGTAG
- the VPS17 gene encoding Vacuolar protein sorting-associated protein 17 (COG:U; EggNog:ENOG503NV7M) — protein MSAAPEPPPKPAGPTLPAPRTRPQWHITLAELQVTRSAHELGIRFDCQTNMPSFFRSQFRNVERTYRELALYASALSMTGPTIIVPALPLPTPAMVHMPDAGYEGEVCELHELREMLAHWFERVFSEPTLRAHKETRRFIESNYSYEPEKVHVHAPSGSRKQFAHSQAHIQSLTHVFNGEMFSQTPSVGKSGVASMLGLRAQPKPTPAALVPAHLAATSAIGVSDPDEQLSLARSELTRLEKQLGDVVHASAGVSAARSAVHAAMKDVASALLPLATLEEARGESLRGRLPRTLRSANGMFANVAQLSDTIMHAEDVTLRDAIAYQELNMRAARMVLQERTAIVVEHDIAKRVTANKRHDAEQMRIARTHRVDRVDAAIEEVREAHHHEQLLERYLAQVSKSLRESLQRHSVQTHHDLQHLILEHARISGVYERRVLDMLGLFDMDLSAAAQEAQSAAMLKANVKRKMTPAQAAAARVVRGEADELPADHAPLSLAATPEQEEEEEEEWEEEEEHAAVPSVPAMEEPQWLEDEPEAPAPIAAPEPEPSTAEWLPQPEPANEPEEEPPSLFRSRMTGGRGFGGLSASDAAKSLAGTF, from the exons AtgagcgcagcgcccgagccgccgccgaagccGGCGGGCCCTACGttgcccgcgccgcgcacgcggccgcaGTGGCACATCACTCTAGCCGAGCTGCAGGTAACGCGCtccgcgcacgagctgggGATCCGCTTCGACTGCCAA ACAAACATGCCGAGCTTCTTTCGGTCGCAGTTCCGCaacgtcgagcgcacgtaccgcgagctcgccctatacgcctcggcgctgtcGATGACCGGGCCGACGATCATTGTGCCGGCactgccgctgccgacgccggcgatGGTGCACATGCCCGATGCGGGGTATGAAGGCGAGGTGtgcgagctgcacgagctgcgcgagatgctTGCGCACTGGTTCGAGCGGGTGTTTAGCGagccgacgctgcgtgcacACAAAGAGACGCGCCGCTTTATCGAGTCTAACTACAGCTACGAGCCCGAAAAGGTGCACGTacacgcgccgagcggcagccGGAAGCAATTTGCGCACTCTCAAGCGCACATCCAGTCGCTCACGCACGTCTTTAACGGCGAGATGTTTAGCCAGACGCCAAGCGTTGGGAAGtcgggcgtcgcgtcgatgctcggcctgcgcgcaCAGCCCaagccgacgccggcggccttggtgccggcgcacctcgccgcgacgtcggcgatcggcgTGAGCGACCCGGACGAGCAGCTATcgctcgcacgcagcgagcttacgcgcctcgagaagcagctcggcgatgtGGTACACGCGAGTGCGGGTGTATCGGcagcacgcagcgccgtgcacgCGGCGATGAAGGACGTCGCCAGCGCGCTGCTACCccttgcgacgctcgaagaggcgcggggcgagtcgctgcgtggccgcctgccgcgcacgctgcgcagtgCGAATGGTATGTTTGCCaatgtcgcgcagctctcCGACACCATT ATGCACGCCGAAGACGtgacgctgcgcgatgcgATCGCCTACCAGGAACTGAAtatgcgcgcggcgcgcatggtgctccaggagcgcaccgcgaTTGTCGTTGAACACGATATAGCCAAGCGCGTCACGGCGAACAAGCgacacgacgccgagcagatGCGGATCGCACGAACCCACCGCGTggaccgcgtcgacgcggcgatcgaagaggtgcgcgaggctcACCACCACGAacagctcctcgagcgctaCCTCGCACAGGTGAGCAAatcgctgcgcgagagctTGCAGCGCCACAGCGTGCAGACGCACCACGATCTGCAGCACCTCATTCTGGAGCATGCGCGGATCAGCGGCGTGTATGAGCGGCGTGTTCTCGATATGCTGGGCCTATTTGATATGGACCTTAGTGCTGCAGCACAGGAGGCAcagagcgccgcgatgcTCAAGGCAAACGTCAAGCGCAAAATGAccccggcgcaggccgccgcggcgcgtgtcgtgcgcggcgaggcggacgagctTCCGGCCGACCATGCGCCcctctcgctcgcggcgacgcccgagcaagaagaggaagaggaagaggaatgggaggaagaggaggagcaTGCGGCTGTGCCGTCGGTGCCGGCGATGGAAGAGCCACAGtggctcgaggacgagccagaagccccggcgccgatcgccgcgcccgagcccgagccaTCGACGGCCGAGTGGCTGCCGCAGCCTGAGCCCGCGAATGAGCCGGAGGAAGAGCCCCCGTCGCTCTTCCGCTCGCGCATGACCGGCGGGCGCGGATTCGGCGGCCTGTCGGCCTCCGACGCGGCCAAGTCCCTCGCCGGTACCTTTTAA
- a CDS encoding palmitoyl-protein hydrolase (SECRETED:SignalP(1-20); TransMembrane:1 (n3-15c20/21o337-355i); EggNog:ENOG503NWUT; COG:I; COG:O) has product MRCLVWLSIVVAALLSVVDALPKVPKFPDDLFQPLPVVIWHGLGDSAQSQGLKVLKENLGKMYPGIYVHLVAIKPTLYADRQASIFGNVNDQIEQVYQTLRDTPELRHGFDAVGFSQGGQFLRAYVERYNTPRVRNLITFGSQHMGITDLPTCLPYDAICHTVHHLLTGQAYSDYSQNNVVTAQYFRDTRTKNQFALYKERNEFLYDINNEGAEKNATYKANLERLDKFVMVRFQLDTTVVPWASAWFGAYEDPDTRKGCMNETIPMRHSPIYQEDWIGLRALDRKGAIVFHECSGMHMHLSPACLTLTLGQYVGRPRIPGPWFATEQAHHRAPPHALVALVAVMVLVVLGRLCTAA; this is encoded by the exons ATGCGGTGCCTGGTGTGGCTGAGTATCGTCGTCGCAGCGCTGCTGtcggtcgtcgacgcgctcccgAAAGTGCCCAAGTTTCCGGATGACCTCTTCCAACCGTTGCCGGTCGTCATCTggcacggcctcggcgactcGGCGCAGTCCCAAGGCCTCAAGGTGCTCAAGGAGAATCTGGGGAAAATGTACCCCGGCATCTATGTCCACCTCGTTGCTATCAAGCCGACGCTCTATGCAGACCGACAGGCGTCGATCTTTGGCAATGTGAACGACCAGATTGAGCAGGTCTACCAGACCCTGCGTGACACccccgagctgcgccacggCTTTGACGCGGTCGGCTTCTCGCAAGGCGGCCAGTTTTTGCGTGCGTATGTCGAGCGCTACaacacgccgcgcgtccgCAACCTGATCACCTTTGGGTCGCAGCATATGGGCATCACGGACCTGCCCACGTGCCTCCCGTACGACGCCATCTGCCACACGGTGCACCACCTGCTCACCGGCCAGGCCTATTCGGACTACAGCCAGAACAATGTCGTGACCGCGCAATACTtccgcgacacgcgcaccAAGAACCAGTTTGCGCTGTACAAAGAGCGCAACGAGTTCCTCTACGACATCAACAACGAGGGGGCCGAGAAGAATGCGACGTACAAGGCCAacctggagcgcctcgacaagTTTGTGATGGTCCGCTTCCAGCTGGACACGACGGTCGTTCCAtgggcctcggcgtggtTTGGCGCATACGAGGACCCCGATACGCGCAAGGGGTGCATGAACGAGACCATCCCGATGCGACACAGTCCTATCTACCAGGAGGACTGGATCGGCCTccgggcgctcgaccgcaaGGGGGCGATTGTCTTTCACGAGTGCTCGGGCATGCACATGCACCTGTCGCCGGCGTGCCTCACGCTCACGCTTGGACAGTACGTCGGCCGCCCACGCATCCCCGGCCCGTGGTTTGCCACGGAGCAAGCGCACcaccgtgcgccgccgcatgcCCTGGTGGCACTCGTTGCGGTCATGGTCCTGGTCGTGCTGGGA cgcctATGTACAGCTGCCTGA
- the RIA1 gene encoding Cytoplasmic GTPase/eEF2-like protein (ribosomal biogenesis) (BUSCO:EOG09260BSW; COG:J; EggNog:ENOG503NU1V) produces the protein MPPQKAFGAQNIRNCTLIGHVDHGKSSYADSLLAANGIISSRSAGQVRYLDSREDEQERGITMESSAVSLTFKLRMLQSDGEVSEVQDYTLNLVDTPGHVDFSSEVSTAARLCDGALVIVDVIEGVCSQTVAVLRQAWLDGLRTILVVNKMDRLITELKLTPEEAHHRLLQLVEQANAVLGGFFAAEKMEQDQRWHDERERILEEKRAKGEEEAGDLPDYEEGGDEDLYFDPSKGNVIFASAMDHWAFRLEKFSHLYAQKLGIKEKNIRQFLWGNYYLDPKTKRVLTQKQHDKENRNLKPMFVQFVLDNVWSVYENTVEARNMDKVEKIISALGLTVHPRDLKAKDASALMLAIMSQWLPLSATTFSAIVHNLPAPGDAQRLRVPRMIRSDLGYFATDEELAPHTDLERDLFSARSSPEATVVAYISKMFAVSSEDLPENKRVQLTADEMRERGRELRERAAEVESTLNATGAALAQSEAEKEPAAEPEKAPPSEVVLAFARLYSGCLQAGDTVWAVLPKYDVHLPPTHPSNVPHLKQVKIAALYMMMGRDLLAVQRVPAGNLFAVRGLDGTVLRNGTLIRVPNAADDTPPSEVVNLAGVRRTATPIVRVALEPKNPAEMPKLVEGLRLLNQADPCVEVMVEENGEHVILTAGELHLERCMKDLRDRFARCKIQQSPPLVPFRETAVKGSAMAPPKTPGAARGTISGSALNGALTYTVRAMPLPHNIAEFLAVNQPTIRRLRRGGRRHDDDGGGDEGDEHVGARHGENAERAKRVPVRLFWSELTKLLERAGPTWSGVAEHICAFGPRNTGANLLIDQGGSVLRRSLKSRFAEDDVSQQLAQASLDDALPREMCDAVENGFQLATGSGPLCAEPMQGMAFFVEHVGIEESESVKVRSSQVTSAVISSMREACRAGLLDWSPRLMLAMYSCDIQAAPEVQGKVHAVLSRRRGKIVSEEMNEGTLFFTIGSLLPVVESFGFSDEIRKRTSGAASPQLLFAGFQLYDLDPFWVPTTEEELEDLGEKGDRENVAKRYMDTVRKRKGLFTNRRIVAAAEKQRTLKSN, from the exons ATGCCGCCCCAGAAGGCGTTTGGCGCGCAAAACATACGGAATTGTACGCTGATCGGCCATGTAGACCATGGCAAGTCGTCGTACGCCGATTCGCTGCTCGCAGCAAACGGCATCAtttcgtcgcgctccgcgggCCAGGTACGCTACTTGGACTCGCGCGAAgacgagcaggagcgtgGCATTACGATGgagtcgagcgccgtctcACTCACATTCAAGCTGCGCATGCTGCAGTCAGACGGAGAGGTGTCCGAAGTGCAAGACTATACCCTGAACCTGGTCGACACGCCGGGGCACGTCGACTTTTCGAGCGAGGTCTCGACGGCCGCCCGCCtgtgcgacggcgcgctggtcaTTGTCGATGTGATCGAGGGCGTCTGCTCGCAGACCGTCGCtgtgctgcgccaggcATGGCTCGATGGCCTGCGCACGATCCTCGTGGTGAACAAAATGGACCGCCTGATCACCGAGCTGAAACTCACGCCTGAAGAGGCACACCACCGCCTCctccagctcgtcgagcaggcgaaCGCGGTGCTCGGTGGATTCTTTGCGGCCGAAAAGATGGAGCAGGACCAGCGCTGGCACGatgagcgcgagcgcatcctcgaggAAAAGCGCGCCAAGGGCGAAGAAGAGGCGGGAGACCTGCCGGACTACGAAGAGGGAGGGGACGAGGACCTGTACTTTGACCCGTCCAAGGGAAATGTGATCTTTGCGAGCGCCATGGACCACTGGGCCTTTCGTCTGGAAAAGTTCTCGCACCTCTACGCGCAAAAGCTCGGCATCAAGGAAAAGAACATCCGCCAGTTTCTGTGGGGTAACTACTACCTGGACCCCAAGACGAAGCGCGTCCTGACGCAGAAGCAGCACGACAAGGAAAACCGCAACTTGAAGCCCATGTTTGTGCAGTTTGTCTTGGATAATGTATGGAGCGTGTACGAAAACACGGTCGAAGCACGCAACATGGACAAGGTCGAAAAGATCATCTCGGCACTGGGGCTTACCGTACACCCGCGCGACCTGAAGGCTAAGGACGCGTCGGCGCTGATGCTTGCCATCATGAGCCAGTGGCTGCCGCtgtcggcgacgacctTTTCGGCGATCGTGCACAACCtcccggcgccgggcgacgcacagcgcctgcgcgtgccCCGTATGATCCGCAGCGATCTCGGCTACTTTGCCACGGACGAGGAACTCGCACCGCACACtgacctcgagcgcgacctcTTCTCGGCGCGATCGAGCCCGGAAGCAACGGTCGTGGCGTACATTAGTAAGATGTTTGCCGTGAGCTCAGAAGACCTGCCGGAGAACAAGCGCGTCCAGCTCACCGCGGACGagatgcgcgagcgcggccgcgagctgcgcgagcgcgccgcagagGTCGAGTCGACGCTGaacgcgaccggcgcggcgctcgcgcagagCGAAGCGGAAAAGGAGCCGGCCGCAGAGCCCGAAaaggcgccgccgtcggAAGTCGTGCTGGCTTTTGCGCGCTTGTACAGCGGCTGCCTGCAGGCGGGCGACACGGTGTGGGCCGTGCTGCCCAAGTACGACGTGCACCTGCCGCCAACGCACCCTTCGAACGTGCCCCACCTGAAGCAGGTCAAGATCGCAGCGCTGTACATGATGATGGGCCGCGACCTGCTGGCCGTGCAACGTGTGCCGGCCGGAAACCTCTTTGCGGTCCGTGGCCTGGACGGcacggtgctgcgcaacggCACGCTGATTCGCGTGCCGaacgcggccgacgacaCGCCCCCGAGCGAGGTAGTGAATCtggccggcgtgcggcgcaccgcgacgccgatcgtgcgagtcgcgctcgagcccaAAAATCCCGCCGAGATGCCCAAGCTGGTCGAGGGTCTGCGTCTGCTGAACCAGGCCGATCCGTGCGTCGAGGTGATGGTCGAAGAGAATGGCGAGCATGTCATCCTCACCGCCGGCGAACTCCACCTGGAGCGCTGCATGAAGGATCTCCGCGACCGGTTTGCGCGCTGCAAGATCCAGCAGTCCCCCCCGCTGGTTCCTTTCCGCGAGACGGCGGTAAAGGGCAGCGCCATGGCGCCTCCCAAGACGcctggcgcggcgcgcggcacaaTCAGTGGCTCTGCATTGAACGGTGCGCTGACGTACACGGTGCGTGCGATGCCGCTCCCCCACAACATTGCTGAGTTCCTCGCGGTGAACCAGCCGACGatccgccgcctgcgccgcggcggccgccgccacgatgacgacggcggcggcgacgaaggcgacgagcacgtcggcgcgcgccacggcgagAATGCGGAGCGTGCGAAGCGCGTGCCTGTGCGCCTCTTTTGGAGCGAGCTTAccaagctcctcgagcgtgccggccCCACCTGGAGCGGTGTGGCGGAGCACATCTGCGCATTTGGCCCCCGCAACACTGGCGCGAATCTGCTGATCGACCAAGgcggcagcgtgctgcgccgctcgctcaAGAGCCGCTttgccgaggacgacgtgtcgcagcagctggcgcaggcgtcgctggacgatgcgctgccgcgTGAGATGTGCGATGCGGTGGAGAATGGGTTCCAGCTCGCGACCGGCAGCGGCCCCCTGTGTGCGGAGCCGATGCAAGGCATGGCCTTCTTTGTGGAGCACGTCGGAATCGAGGAGAGCGAAAGCGTGAAAGTGCGTTCGTCGCAGGTCACCTCGGCGGTGATTtcgagcatgcgcgaggcgtGTCGTGCGGGTCTGCTGGactggtcgccgcgcctcaTGCTTGCTATGTATTCGTGTGATATCCAAGCAGCAC CCGAGGTACAAGGCAAGGTGCACGCGGTCCtttcgcgccgccgcggcaagATTGTGTCGGAGGAGATGAACGAGGGCACGCTCTTTTTCACCATCGGCTCGCTCCTCCCCGTCGTCGAGTCGTTCGGCTTCTCAGACG AAATCCGCAAGCGCacgtcgggcgccgcgagTCCGCAGCTGCTGTTTGCCGGCTTCCAGCTCTACGATCTGGACCCCTTCTGGGTGCCGACTACGGAAGAGGAGCTCGAAGACCTCGGCGAAAAGGGCGACCGCGAAAACGTCGCCAAGCGCTACATGGACAcggtgcgcaagcgcaagggTCTCTTTACCAATCGCCGCAttgtcgccgccgccgagaagcagcgcacgctcaagTCGAACTAG